From Chitinivibrionia bacterium, the proteins below share one genomic window:
- a CDS encoding methyl-accepting chemotaxis protein, with the protein MIALVAPAIASTFPDGDYLRFNTWLKSLGVEAIFDVSFGAELTVKSYLEHIKKNNPKCVIAQPCPAIVNYIELYCPELIPYLAPADSPMLHTIKMIKSFYPQYSNHKILMVSPCAAKSREFVATGYSVYNVLNRTFENHLITKNISLSNFQKSDYDNPPAERAVLFCSPGGLMDTVLRWNGDLRTKIRKIEGVHTVFPYLDKLKENIEKGNNPLLVDCLNCEHGCNGGTGTSHRHTSADYLENQVAKRMEEMRMAYLAQVKRSGNITEDDSEIQGKILDVINKYWEPNLYNRNYVNRAAYVDVRTNFTDEELYPYYEMMHKYSKDDIYDCVSCGYNSCRSMAIALANNVSKPQACHYYLHSGLKKSEEKRNDAVDEFKTLVTDLFDNQGNLSGFAPAMKSIEDIARQTSILSINASIEAARAGDAGKGFAVVAKYVGDLAKNTKTETSKLRDVLSTLKGLIEKKINKFIEDTRVE; encoded by the coding sequence ATGATTGCTCTTGTTGCGCCTGCGATTGCTTCCACATTTCCCGACGGCGATTATCTCAGATTTAACACTTGGCTTAAATCGCTGGGAGTTGAGGCAATTTTCGATGTGAGTTTCGGCGCGGAATTAACAGTAAAATCTTATTTGGAGCATATTAAAAAGAATAATCCGAAATGCGTTATTGCTCAGCCGTGTCCTGCTATTGTAAACTATATAGAACTGTATTGTCCCGAACTTATTCCTTATCTTGCACCTGCGGATAGTCCTATGCTTCATACGATAAAAATGATAAAGTCGTTTTATCCGCAATACTCAAATCATAAAATTCTTATGGTTTCTCCGTGTGCGGCTAAATCACGTGAGTTTGTGGCGACAGGATATTCTGTTTACAACGTGTTAAATCGGACATTTGAAAATCATTTGATAACAAAAAACATTTCTCTAAGCAATTTTCAAAAGAGCGACTACGACAATCCGCCCGCAGAAAGAGCGGTTTTGTTCTGCAGTCCCGGCGGACTTATGGATACCGTTTTGCGCTGGAACGGCGACCTCAGAACTAAAATCAGAAAAATCGAGGGTGTTCACACGGTTTTCCCATACCTTGATAAACTGAAAGAAAACATTGAAAAAGGAAATAATCCTCTTCTTGTGGACTGCCTTAACTGCGAACACGGTTGCAACGGCGGAACGGGAACGAGCCACAGACATACGTCGGCGGACTATCTTGAAAATCAAGTTGCAAAGCGTATGGAAGAGATGAGAATGGCATATTTGGCGCAGGTAAAAAGAAGCGGAAATATCACCGAAGACGATTCCGAAATCCAAGGTAAGATACTTGATGTTATAAACAAATATTGGGAGCCGAACCTTTATAATCGTAATTATGTTAACAGGGCGGCTTATGTCGATGTTCGCACTAACTTTACCGACGAAGAACTTTATCCGTACTACGAAATGATGCACAAATACAGTAAAGACGACATTTACGATTGTGTTTCGTGCGGCTACAATTCGTGCAGAAGTATGGCGATTGCCTTGGCTAATAACGTTTCCAAACCGCAAGCGTGCCACTATTATTTGCATTCGGGGCTGAAAAAATCCGAAGAAAAGCGAAACGACGCGGTTGACGAGTTCAAGACGCTTGTTACGGATTTGTTCGACAACCAAGGAAACCTTTCGGGCTTTGCTCCTGCGATGAAGTCGATTGAAGATATTGCAAGACAAACCTCAATTCTGTCTATTAACGCAAGTATTGAGGCGGCAAGAGCGGGCGACGCAGGTAAAGGTTTTGCGGTAGTTGCAAAATACGTTGGTGATTTGGCGAAAAATACCAAAACCGAAACTTCCAAGTTGCGCGACGTGTTGTCAACTTTGAAAGGGCTGATAGAAAAGAAAATCAACAAATTCATCGAAGACACGAGAGTGGAGTAA
- the dapA gene encoding 4-hydroxy-tetrahydrodipicolinate synthase, which yields MIRYDAGEVITAMVTPFKKDLSVDFTSLERLVVHLINNGTDTILVTGTTGESPTLTHEEELDILKCVRSAASGKAKIMMGAGSNSTITAVEFAQNTEKIGADALLSVVPYYNKPNQKGIFEHFSAIAKATSLPIMLYNIPGRTGVSMSPKTIADLARAHKNIFAVKQSAPDIDLITEIAYDVPDDFVIYSGDDSMTLPILAVGGMGVVSVASHLIGKDIKQMISAFKAGNNQLAKELHFKNYDFFSGIFTHPNPIPIKALLKDEGIIDCDEVRPPLFKLTDEEIAQLKIAISDNML from the coding sequence ATGATACGATACGACGCAGGCGAGGTCATTACCGCAATGGTTACCCCTTTCAAAAAGGATTTGAGCGTTGATTTTACTTCGCTCGAAAGATTAGTTGTCCACCTTATCAATAACGGCACCGATACAATTTTGGTGACAGGCACCACAGGTGAAAGCCCGACTTTAACGCACGAAGAAGAATTGGATATACTAAAATGCGTGAGGAGTGCGGCGAGCGGAAAAGCAAAAATTATGATGGGCGCAGGCTCTAATTCCACTATTACGGCGGTCGAATTTGCGCAAAACACAGAAAAAATCGGCGCCGACGCTCTGCTTTCGGTTGTCCCCTACTACAATAAGCCCAACCAAAAAGGGATTTTCGAGCATTTTTCCGCAATAGCAAAGGCAACTTCTCTCCCGATTATGCTTTACAATATCCCGGGAAGAACAGGCGTATCAATGAGCCCGAAAACTATTGCAGACTTGGCTAGAGCGCACAAAAACATTTTTGCCGTAAAACAAAGCGCGCCCGACATTGACCTGATTACCGAAATCGCCTACGACGTCCCCGACGACTTCGTAATTTATTCGGGCGACGATTCTATGACCCTGCCGATTTTGGCGGTCGGCGGAATGGGGGTCGTGAGCGTTGCCTCGCATTTAATCGGCAAAGATATTAAGCAAATGATTTCGGCGTTTAAGGCGGGAAATAACCAATTAGCAAAAGAACTCCACTTCAAAAACTACGATTTCTTTTCGGGAATTTTCACGCATCCAAATCCCATTCCGATAAAGGCGCTTCTCAAAGACGAGGGGATTATAGACTGCGATGAAGTTCGTCCGCCGCTCTTTAAACTCACCGACGAAGAAATCGCACAGCTGAAAATTGCAATTTCGGATAATATGTTGTGA
- a CDS encoding MotA/TolQ/ExbB proton channel family protein, translating to MEKYLSDFAVFFNEGGRFMWIISFVFAFAVAIVIERLVFMYIICKGAKAKTALAAAKAIETGDETLIGKLSKNRDPLSVLLSGAAAKFKKGASIEQIRASVEEDAILQIPRVYARLNYLVFAANAVTLLGLLGTIQGLQLSFASLASVEAAEKAAALSRGISIAMNTTALGLVAAVPCMFAYTFLSNKKQKLINCIDDAMARFLNYLENAK from the coding sequence GTGGAAAAGTATTTGAGTGATTTCGCCGTATTTTTCAATGAGGGCGGTCGATTTATGTGGATTATTTCTTTTGTGTTTGCGTTTGCCGTGGCAATCGTTATCGAAAGACTTGTGTTTATGTATATTATTTGCAAAGGCGCAAAGGCAAAAACTGCTTTGGCGGCGGCAAAAGCGATTGAAACAGGCGACGAAACGCTCATTGGCAAATTAAGCAAAAACAGAGACCCGCTTTCTGTTTTACTGAGCGGCGCGGCGGCAAAATTCAAAAAAGGCGCGTCGATTGAGCAAATTCGCGCAAGCGTGGAAGAAGACGCGATTTTGCAAATTCCGCGAGTTTACGCCCGACTTAATTACTTGGTTTTTGCGGCAAACGCCGTTACGCTTTTGGGACTTTTGGGGACAATTCAGGGGCTTCAGTTGTCGTTTGCATCGCTTGCCTCGGTCGAAGCGGCAGAAAAAGCGGCGGCTCTTTCCCGCGGGATTTCGATAGCTATGAACACGACTGCGCTCGGACTTGTCGCGGCTGTTCCGTGTATGTTTGCCTACACATTTTTGTCGAACAAAAAGCAGAAACTCATAAACTGCATAGACGACGCAATGGCTCGTTTCCTTAATTATTTGGAAAATGCGAAATGA
- a CDS encoding biopolymer transporter ExbD, with protein MKKIRHIWGQNSEIEENCDVDVKPVMNMFIILIPFLVSMAVFSNIAMHQFYLPPDAANSDMSGEIVLRTTVVIDVNYVLLTVGSEVLDSMSIEDFERERLISALTAARETSDAPDKAIVAVRDDVLFDWVVRIMDICRASGFSQTGLSSAPASATLGMEQ; from the coding sequence ATGAAAAAAATAAGGCACATCTGGGGTCAAAACAGCGAAATAGAGGAAAATTGCGACGTTGACGTAAAACCCGTGATGAATATGTTCATCATTCTTATTCCGTTTTTGGTTTCGATGGCGGTTTTCAGCAATATTGCAATGCATCAATTCTACCTTCCGCCCGACGCGGCAAACTCGGATATGAGCGGAGAAATAGTGTTGCGCACCACTGTTGTAATAGACGTTAATTACGTTTTATTAACGGTTGGAAGCGAAGTTTTGGACTCAATGTCGATAGAGGATTTTGAACGCGAACGTTTAATAAGCGCGCTGACTGCCGCCCGCGAAACGAGCGACGCCCCCGACAAAGCAATAGTTGCAGTCCGCGACGACGTACTGTTTGATTGGGTAGTCAGAATTATGGACATTTGCAGAGCGAGCGGATTTTCGCAAACAGGTCTTTCGTCCGCGCCTGCAAGCGCAACTTTAGGGATGGAACAATGA
- a CDS encoding biopolymer transporter ExbD has translation MKRKSLLGKSRQESGDSGITSPQLTSLIDVMTVLLIFLIQNFSAQGDFINTQPDISLPRSEITTTPLPTLMVQISENEVRVQGIFVVRNASFANAADLKIPELYEVLSKNREERIENRIIIEADKNLPFNIIKRVSFTSNAAGFEDFEILVNREQ, from the coding sequence ATGAAAAGAAAATCACTTCTGGGAAAATCGCGCCAAGAATCGGGCGACAGCGGAATAACTTCGCCGCAACTTACATCTTTAATTGATGTAATGACGGTTTTGCTTATATTTTTAATTCAAAACTTTTCGGCGCAAGGAGACTTTATTAACACACAGCCCGACATATCGCTTCCGCGTTCCGAAATTACGACTACGCCGCTTCCGACGTTAATGGTGCAAATTAGCGAAAACGAGGTGCGCGTTCAGGGTATTTTTGTGGTGCGAAACGCGAGTTTTGCGAATGCCGCGGACTTAAAAATTCCCGAATTATACGAGGTTTTGTCGAAAAATCGCGAAGAGCGCATAGAAAATCGAATAATAATAGAAGCAGACAAAAATTTGCCGTTTAACATAATAAAAAGGGTGAGTTTTACGTCTAACGCGGCGGGATTTGAGGATTTTGAAATTTTGGTGAACAGGGAGCAATAA
- a CDS encoding energy transducer TonB has protein sequence MNEKKAILPENVGAGFKPALTLAPTSVDEYFPQPKSGNETRNFFLLLVIVLSAFSLCLFLLSMVEVLPEPIQERITTIRTTFSIEQREETPPPPPPPPPRPIDLSERVRVNETAQIPQETPPPQTEQRRVFGLEKVFSTGLGAGGSMSNAVVGRFGNTIEGEVDTLTATADDISSRIVPAASITQAPVFRRRVLPEITDEIRRSGVSGTVRVRVLVDIDGRVVQAIAQNDLGFGTAEAAVAACLQMEFTPAKIGEQLVAVWITIPVRFERL, from the coding sequence ATGAATGAGAAAAAGGCTATCTTGCCCGAAAACGTAGGGGCGGGTTTCAAACCCGCCCTTACACTCGCCCCTACATCAGTGGACGAATATTTTCCACAGCCAAAAAGCGGCAACGAAACGCGGAATTTTTTCTTGTTGCTGGTGATTGTTTTATCCGCGTTTTCGCTCTGTCTTTTTCTGCTTTCGATGGTTGAAGTTTTGCCCGAGCCGATACAAGAAAGAATAACAACAATAAGAACAACTTTTTCTATAGAACAGCGAGAAGAAACTCCTCCGCCACCGCCTCCTCCTCCGCCAAGACCGATTGATTTGAGCGAAAGGGTGCGAGTAAACGAAACTGCTCAAATTCCTCAAGAAACTCCGCCGCCCCAAACCGAACAAAGGCGCGTTTTCGGCTTAGAAAAAGTGTTCTCCACAGGACTTGGCGCAGGCGGGTCGATGTCGAACGCGGTTGTAGGACGTTTCGGCAACACAATAGAGGGCGAAGTTGATACCTTGACCGCGACAGCCGACGATATTTCTTCGCGAATAGTCCCCGCGGCAAGTATAACGCAAGCGCCCGTATTCAGGCGTCGAGTGCTTCCCGAAATCACCGACGAAATCCGAAGAAGCGGCGTAAGCGGAACGGTGCGAGTACGGGTTTTGGTTGATATAGACGGCAGAGTAGTTCAGGCAATCGCGCAAAATGATTTGGGTTTCGGCACAGCGGAAGCGGCAGTCGCCGCGTGTCTGCAAATGGAGTTTACCCCCGCAAAAATAGGCGAGCAATTAGTTGCCGTGTGGATAACAATTCCTGTTAGGTTCGAGAGGTTGTAA
- a CDS encoding rhomboid family intramembrane serine protease → MSNIFTDRNTGQFSAINFVLIITLAIHAIVLLAPQIGMYIMAYGGLRPSAVIEGQVWRLLTYAFLHSTHNFFHIAFNMLGLWMFGKEIEYMWGSRRFFEFYFFSAIFAGVFSLLMLFFAPNSLVIGASGAIMAILVVYAYYFPNRQLLFFFVFPMKVRTAVIIYAVISVLGSGSNVGGVAHITHLGGLIAGFIWIHIGDRFDLIVRNIGAFFQNASTKRERVQYTFRSETPSQKVNSGRAETVDKILDKINEHGIHSLTPSERKILQNASADYRNNR, encoded by the coding sequence ATGAGTAATATTTTCACAGACCGAAACACAGGGCAATTCAGCGCTATAAATTTTGTATTGATAATTACTTTGGCAATTCACGCGATTGTCCTTCTTGCGCCGCAAATCGGGATGTATATTATGGCTTACGGGGGCTTGCGACCGAGCGCCGTTATCGAGGGGCAGGTTTGGCGCTTGCTTACTTACGCGTTTTTGCATTCTACGCATAATTTTTTCCACATTGCATTTAATATGCTCGGACTTTGGATGTTCGGAAAAGAAATCGAATATATGTGGGGAAGCCGCAGATTTTTTGAATTTTACTTTTTTTCCGCGATTTTTGCGGGAGTATTCTCGCTTTTGATGCTGTTTTTTGCCCCAAACTCCCTTGTAATAGGAGCTTCGGGAGCGATTATGGCTATTTTGGTGGTTTACGCTTATTATTTTCCGAACCGCCAGCTTCTTTTCTTCTTTGTTTTCCCGATGAAAGTGAGAACCGCCGTGATAATCTATGCGGTAATTTCGGTTTTAGGCTCGGGAAGCAACGTCGGAGGAGTTGCGCACATTACGCACTTGGGCGGACTTATCGCAGGATTTATATGGATACATATCGGCGACAGATTTGACCTCATTGTGCGAAATATCGGAGCGTTTTTTCAGAATGCCTCCACAAAAAGAGAAAGAGTGCAATACACATTCCGAAGCGAAACGCCATCCCAAAAGGTAAACTCGGGGCGCGCCGAAACAGTGGATAAAATCTTGGACAAAATAAACGAACACGGAATTCATTCGCTTACCCCGTCCGAAAGAAAAATCCTGCAAAACGCTTCGGCGGATTATAGGAATAATAGGTGA
- the pdxA gene encoding 4-hydroxythreonine-4-phosphate dehydrogenase PdxA, translated as MKPTLAITLGDPAGIGAEVILKAFSRVDFFDKFKCLVIGEKGVLEFYKKLLKINSPEIIAVANPAEYQDGKINVIDLGIVGDDFEVGKISAKCGEAAFRYLDYAINLAKNGKVGAVITCPLNKEALHLAGHNYPGHTEILAEKCGVENFTMLFKVENVAVVHCTTHCSLKEAINLITTEKVKQNILLLDGALKSFGIKNPRIAVAGLNPHAGENGLFGDEEILHINPAVEWAKVNGINAIGALPPDTVFASAFKGDYDGIVAMLHDHGFVALKSRDFEAGVNITVGLPIIRTSVGHGTAFDIAGKGLASENSLMAAMEDAWKLAKYKRNL; from the coding sequence ATGAAACCAACTTTGGCAATAACTCTCGGCGACCCCGCGGGCATCGGAGCGGAAGTAATTCTAAAAGCATTTTCGCGCGTTGATTTTTTTGATAAATTCAAGTGCTTGGTCATCGGCGAAAAAGGCGTTTTGGAGTTTTATAAAAAGCTTCTTAAAATAAATTCCCCTGAAATTATCGCAGTTGCAAATCCCGCAGAATACCAAGACGGAAAAATTAACGTCATTGATTTGGGAATTGTCGGCGACGATTTTGAAGTCGGGAAAATCAGCGCAAAATGCGGCGAGGCGGCTTTTCGGTATCTCGATTATGCGATAAATTTGGCAAAAAACGGCAAAGTCGGCGCAGTAATCACCTGCCCGCTCAACAAAGAAGCGCTGCATTTGGCGGGACATAATTATCCCGGGCACACCGAAATTTTGGCTGAAAAATGCGGCGTTGAAAATTTCACAATGCTGTTTAAAGTAGAAAATGTTGCGGTTGTTCATTGCACGACCCATTGCTCGCTCAAAGAGGCGATAAACTTAATTACAACGGAAAAAGTCAAGCAAAACATTCTACTTTTGGACGGCGCGTTAAAATCGTTCGGGATAAAAAATCCGCGAATTGCAGTTGCGGGGCTTAATCCGCACGCAGGCGAAAACGGGCTTTTCGGCGATGAAGAAATTTTGCATATAAATCCCGCTGTCGAGTGGGCAAAAGTTAACGGAATAAACGCAATCGGCGCGCTTCCTCCCGACACGGTTTTTGCCTCGGCGTTTAAGGGCGACTACGACGGAATTGTCGCAATGTTGCACGACCACGGCTTTGTCGCGCTGAAATCCCGCGATTTTGAAGCCGGCGTAAATATCACGGTCGGTTTGCCGATAATTCGCACAAGCGTCGGACACGGAACAGCGTTTGATATAGCGGGAAAAGGACTTGCGAGCGAGAATAGTTTGATGGCGGCGATGGAGGATGCGTGGAAACTTGCAAAATACAAGCGAAATTTATGA